One window from the genome of Desulfovibrio legallii encodes:
- a CDS encoding DUF1848 domain-containing protein — MVWSSVTIPTAHGPQPGIAPILVAASRATDIPAFYAPWFLNRLRAGFALWRNPFNGRGQYVSLARTRCVIFWSKNPAPLLPCLPELDARGLAYYLHYTLNDYAKEGFEPGLPPLARRVETFCRWSDALGPERVIWRFDPLLLAGPLAAPGADGCARLLDKIARLARALAGHTSKLAFSFADIAPYRKVRTNLRRAGLPWRDFTPEEMRTLAQGIAQICADCGLIPATCGETADLSAWGVGHNRCIDPELILKLTRNHPDVLRLLGREGRQQILPGAPAPRWPRDPGQRPACACVPCKDIGQYTTCPHGCVYCYANASPAAARRGRAAHDPHGEAIAPERAG; from the coding sequence ATGGTCTGGAGCAGTGTAACCATCCCCACGGCCCACGGGCCGCAACCCGGCATTGCGCCCATCCTTGTGGCCGCCAGCCGCGCTACGGACATCCCGGCCTTTTACGCCCCGTGGTTCCTCAACCGGCTGCGGGCGGGCTTTGCGCTCTGGCGCAACCCCTTCAACGGCCGGGGACAGTACGTTTCTCTGGCCCGGACGCGCTGCGTGATCTTCTGGAGCAAAAATCCCGCGCCCCTGCTGCCCTGCCTGCCGGAGCTGGACGCGCGCGGCCTGGCCTATTACCTGCACTACACGCTGAACGACTATGCGAAAGAAGGTTTTGAACCGGGCCTGCCGCCCCTGGCCCGCAGGGTGGAAACCTTTTGCCGCTGGTCCGACGCCCTGGGGCCGGAGCGGGTGATCTGGCGCTTTGACCCCCTGCTCCTGGCCGGGCCCCTGGCAGCCCCAGGCGCGGACGGCTGCGCCCGCCTGCTGGACAAAATAGCGCGCCTGGCCCGCGCCCTGGCCGGGCACACCAGCAAGCTGGCGTTCAGCTTTGCGGATATTGCGCCCTACCGCAAGGTCCGGACCAACCTGCGCCGCGCGGGCCTGCCCTGGCGGGACTTTACCCCGGAAGAAATGCGGACGCTTGCCCAGGGCATAGCGCAGATCTGCGCGGACTGCGGCCTTATCCCGGCCACCTGCGGCGAAACGGCGGACCTGAGCGCCTGGGGGGTAGGGCACAACCGCTGCATCGACCCGGAGCTGATCCTCAAACTTACCCGCAACCATCCGGACGTGCTGCGCCTCCTGGGCCGGGAGGGCCGGCAGCAGATCCTGCCCGGCGCGCCCGCGCCCCGCTGGCCCCGAGACCCCGGCCAGCGCCCGGCCTGCGCCTGCGTGCCCTGCAAGGACATCGGCCAGTACACCACCTGCCCCCACGGCTGCGTGTACTGCTACGCCAACGCCTCGCCCGCCGCCGCGCGACGCGGCCGCGCCGCCCACGACCCCCACGGCGAGGCCATTGCGCCGGAACGGGCCGGATAA
- a CDS encoding OmpH family outer membrane protein — protein MRKVFSLAVMACLFLMGTAHAADSSAVPAVKIGVVDMQTVATQSEPAQAAKKQMENKFGKERATLEKQGEALKKKAEALKNPKASEEKKLDFIRAKQDLDQKTRNFLRKVEQEEVKLRQDMVTLVFSATYEVARAKGFTFVVDVTAGGVLYADQSMDLTQDVLAEVNKLYKEKTDGKDGKK, from the coding sequence ATGCGCAAGGTGTTCTCACTGGCTGTTATGGCCTGCCTGTTCCTGATGGGAACGGCCCATGCGGCTGACAGCTCAGCTGTGCCCGCGGTGAAAATCGGCGTCGTCGACATGCAGACCGTAGCCACGCAAAGCGAGCCTGCCCAGGCGGCCAAAAAGCAAATGGAAAACAAATTCGGCAAGGAGCGCGCCACGCTGGAAAAACAGGGCGAAGCGCTCAAAAAGAAGGCCGAAGCGCTCAAAAATCCCAAAGCCAGTGAAGAAAAAAAGCTGGACTTTATCCGCGCCAAGCAGGATCTGGACCAGAAGACCCGCAACTTTCTGCGCAAAGTGGAGCAGGAAGAAGTTAAACTGCGCCAGGACATGGTTACCCTGGTCTTCAGCGCCACCTATGAAGTGGCCCGCGCCAAGGGCTTCACGTTTGTTGTGGATGTGACCGCCGGCGGCGTGCTCTATGCAGACCAGTCCATGGACCTGACCCAGGACGTGCTGGCGGAAGTGAACAAACTGTACAAAGAAAAAACCGACGGCAAGGACGGCAAAAAGTAG
- a CDS encoding flavodoxin family protein has translation MSVLLLNGSPHPKGCTFTALSAVAAQLEKNGIETKMLQLGVKPIQCCIACGKCKDTGHCVFNDDHVNEAIDLLRAAEGFVVGSPVYYAGPNGGVCSFLDRMFFLKSAQYAFKPAAAVVSCRRGGASASFDRLNKYFTIARMPVVSSQYWNSVHGNTPQEVLQDKEGLQIMRTLADNMAWLIKCIAAGKAAGVAAPTPEPWEPTNFIR, from the coding sequence ATGTCCGTACTTCTGCTCAACGGCAGCCCGCACCCCAAGGGCTGCACCTTCACGGCCCTTTCCGCCGTGGCCGCGCAACTGGAAAAAAACGGCATTGAAACCAAGATGCTGCAGCTGGGCGTCAAACCCATTCAATGCTGTATCGCCTGCGGCAAGTGCAAGGACACGGGCCACTGCGTGTTCAATGACGACCACGTTAACGAGGCCATTGACCTTTTGCGCGCCGCCGAGGGCTTTGTGGTGGGCTCGCCCGTATATTACGCCGGGCCCAACGGCGGGGTCTGCTCCTTCCTGGACCGCATGTTTTTCCTCAAGTCCGCGCAGTATGCCTTCAAGCCAGCCGCCGCGGTGGTGAGCTGTCGGCGCGGGGGGGCCAGCGCCTCTTTTGACCGGCTGAACAAATACTTCACCATCGCGCGCATGCCGGTGGTTTCTTCCCAGTACTGGAATTCCGTGCACGGCAACACGCCGCAGGAAGTGCTGCAGGATAAGGAAGGCCTGCAGATTATGCGCACCCTGGCCGACAACATGGCCTGGCTTATCAAGTGCATTGCCGCCGGCAAGGCCGCCGGCGTGGCCGCGCCCACGCCGGAGCCCTGGGAGCCCACCAACTTCATCCGCTGA
- a CDS encoding N-acetylmuramoyl-L-alanine amidase, translated as MARKAKNIRRTQQTPHKAVLPRLLPPLVFLLALCLLVVCFYDSGYTSLPPTAKRYDTAKADIQALLQDSRRVNLREPWEKLAAEFQDIYKTDPDWPNRPAALFRAAECLEDLARRSFARSDAKKAVAVYTAVADRHADSRLADDALFRAARLSAAWLKDDAGALGLLARLKSQYPRGDMLPQALALEKALQASADGRTAPEARQVAAADGKPAARDVADTEDTAAAAANPAAPAPDKAPKPAPTPAVQAPAALPVKDASPAAPQQPTAAAHRDKSAAALAQATAGLKPWPAKELLARYTAGKASMARLRADKTRSCWRQPWEELRDDFLRVYLGRKTWAAAPGALFRAAQSQEALAGCSHLNAEYRQARDLYLALAEEFPRSALADDALLHAAALSSGPLNDPAAALALLDRLDTAYPKGDMRPQAAELRARLAAPSLGTAQAASDGPGAAQTAPGSAGAAAARTAQPRHVSDMARQLGLTVRRVFIDAGHGGRDPGTSHNGVLERVITLDVARTLGRLLAANGLDVVYSRTEDTTLGLRQRTDLANAAGADLFVSIHVNANNDARVCGFETYYLDLAADPEAARVAALENAHSDRSLGEMQNVLADVMLNARVQESRALARQVQRLALFRLQRRAFSVRNNGVKSAPFHVLLGAQMPAVLVELGYCTHADEARNLKNPRYRLALAEGLAEGILAYRDQLLQRRTAQNSLTPQGAGAM; from the coding sequence GTGGCCCGTAAGGCAAAAAACATCCGGCGCACGCAGCAGACGCCCCACAAGGCCGTCCTCCCTCGGCTGCTGCCGCCCCTGGTCTTTTTGCTGGCCCTCTGCCTGCTGGTGGTCTGCTTTTACGATTCCGGCTACACCTCCCTGCCGCCCACGGCCAAGCGCTACGACACGGCCAAGGCCGACATCCAGGCCCTGCTCCAGGACAGCCGCCGCGTCAATCTGCGCGAACCCTGGGAAAAACTGGCGGCGGAATTTCAGGATATTTACAAAACTGATCCGGACTGGCCCAACCGGCCCGCCGCCCTGTTCCGCGCGGCGGAATGCCTGGAAGACCTGGCCCGCCGCTCCTTTGCCCGCAGCGACGCCAAAAAGGCCGTAGCGGTCTACACCGCCGTGGCCGACCGCCACGCAGACAGCCGCTTGGCCGACGACGCCCTGTTCCGCGCGGCCAGGCTCAGCGCGGCCTGGCTTAAGGACGACGCGGGCGCGCTGGGGCTGCTTGCCCGGCTCAAAAGCCAATACCCGCGCGGGGATATGCTGCCCCAGGCCCTGGCCCTGGAAAAGGCCCTGCAGGCTTCCGCCGATGGCCGCACCGCCCCTGAAGCCCGTCAGGTGGCCGCCGCGGACGGCAAACCCGCCGCCCGTGATGTGGCAGATACGGAGGATACGGCGGCCGCTGCCGCCAACCCTGCCGCGCCCGCCCCGGACAAAGCCCCCAAACCGGCGCCGACGCCCGCAGTGCAGGCTCCCGCGGCTCTGCCCGTCAAGGACGCCAGCCCCGCAGCGCCGCAGCAGCCAACGGCAGCTGCCCACCGCGACAAAAGCGCTGCCGCCCTGGCCCAGGCCACGGCGGGGCTCAAGCCCTGGCCGGCAAAGGAACTTCTGGCGCGCTATACGGCAGGCAAAGCGAGCATGGCCCGGCTCAGGGCCGACAAAACGCGCTCCTGCTGGCGGCAGCCGTGGGAAGAGCTGCGCGATGATTTTTTGCGCGTCTACCTGGGCCGCAAAACCTGGGCCGCCGCCCCCGGCGCACTGTTCCGCGCGGCACAGAGCCAGGAAGCCCTGGCCGGCTGCTCTCACCTGAACGCCGAATACCGCCAGGCCCGCGACCTGTATCTGGCCCTGGCGGAAGAATTTCCCCGCAGTGCTTTGGCGGACGACGCCCTGCTGCACGCGGCCGCCCTGAGCTCCGGCCCTCTGAACGACCCGGCAGCGGCCCTGGCCCTGCTGGACCGCCTGGACACGGCTTATCCCAAGGGCGACATGCGCCCCCAGGCGGCGGAGCTGCGCGCCAGGCTCGCCGCGCCTTCCCTGGGCACAGCGCAAGCCGCCTCCGACGGCCCCGGCGCGGCGCAGACCGCCCCCGGCAGCGCGGGCGCAGCGGCTGCCCGCACCGCCCAGCCCCGGCACGTCAGCGATATGGCCCGGCAACTGGGGCTCACCGTGCGGCGGGTCTTCATTGACGCCGGGCACGGCGGCCGCGACCCAGGCACAAGCCACAACGGCGTGCTGGAGCGCGTCATTACCCTGGATGTGGCCAGGACTCTGGGCCGCCTGCTGGCGGCCAACGGCCTGGACGTGGTCTACAGCCGCACGGAGGACACAACCCTGGGCCTGCGCCAGCGCACGGATCTGGCCAACGCCGCCGGGGCGGATCTGTTTGTCTCCATCCACGTCAACGCCAATAACGACGCCAGGGTCTGCGGCTTTGAGACCTACTATCTGGATCTGGCGGCAGACCCGGAAGCCGCGCGCGTGGCCGCGCTGGAAAATGCGCACAGCGACCGCAGCCTGGGCGAAATGCAGAACGTGCTGGCCGACGTCATGCTCAACGCCAGGGTGCAGGAATCGCGGGCCCTGGCCCGCCAGGTGCAGCGCCTGGCGCTCTTCCGGCTGCAGCGGCGCGCCTTCAGCGTGCGGAACAACGGCGTCAAGTCCGCCCCCTTCCATGTGCTGCTGGGCGCGCAGATGCCCGCCGTGCTGGTGGAGCTTGGCTACTGCACCCACGCGGACGAAGCCCGCAACCTGAAAAATCCTCGATACCGCCTGGCCCTGGCCGAGGGCCTGGCCGAAGGCATCCTGGCCTACCGCGACCAACTGCTGCAGCGCCGCACGGCACAGAATTCCTTGACGCCGCAAGGGGCCGGTGCTATGTGA
- a CDS encoding bifunctional adenosylcobinamide kinase/adenosylcobinamide-phosphate guanylyltransferase, producing the protein MRPQALFFVGGVRSGKSGLAQRWVEGRARRRLYLATCRAEDAEMAARVARHQAQRGPGWRCLEACLDPVGALRAQFPQGPAGRAGSGGPDGERPQAALLDCVSLWLANLMAQDLDETAILAKVDALAAVVAAPPCPLAVVSAEVGLGLTPLSSVGRRFCDLLGLANQRLAAACGTVLLVHCGLPLALKGRVPEELCAPAPLP; encoded by the coding sequence TTGAGGCCCCAGGCCCTGTTCTTTGTGGGCGGCGTGCGCAGCGGCAAAAGCGGGCTGGCCCAGCGCTGGGTCGAGGGCCGGGCGCGCCGCCGCTTGTACCTGGCCACCTGCCGGGCGGAGGATGCGGAAATGGCCGCGCGGGTGGCGCGGCACCAGGCCCAGCGCGGCCCCGGCTGGCGCTGCCTGGAGGCATGCCTGGACCCCGTGGGCGCGTTGCGCGCGCAGTTTCCCCAGGGCCCCGCAGGCCGGGCCGGCAGCGGAGGTCCGGATGGGGAGCGGCCCCAGGCGGCGTTGCTGGACTGCGTGAGCCTGTGGCTTGCCAACCTCATGGCCCAGGATCTGGACGAAACCGCCATTCTGGCTAAGGTGGATGCCCTGGCCGCCGTGGTCGCCGCGCCCCCATGCCCTCTGGCCGTGGTGAGCGCGGAAGTCGGCCTGGGCCTCACCCCCCTTTCGTCCGTGGGCCGGAGGTTCTGCGATTTGCTGGGCCTGGCCAACCAACGTCTGGCCGCCGCCTGCGGTACGGTGCTGCTGGTGCACTGCGGCCTGCCCCTGGCCCTCAAAGGCCGCGTGCCGGAGGAACTATGCGCCCCTGCCCCCTTGCCGTAA
- the fabZ gene encoding 3-hydroxyacyl-ACP dehydratase FabZ, whose product MPDQIPQQMDIQRILQLLPHRYPFLLVDRVVECVPGSHIRAYKNVSINEPFFQGHFPGAPIMPGVLILEALAQTGGLLAAAGLDGLENKLFLFTGLDGVKFRRQVLPGDRLDLECANLRMKLNLCKMDARALVDGKLAAEAKITAALGDRP is encoded by the coding sequence ATGCCGGATCAGATCCCCCAGCAGATGGACATTCAGCGCATTCTGCAACTGCTGCCCCACCGCTACCCCTTCCTGCTGGTGGACAGAGTGGTGGAGTGCGTCCCCGGATCGCACATCCGGGCCTATAAGAACGTCAGCATCAACGAGCCGTTTTTTCAGGGGCACTTTCCCGGCGCGCCCATTATGCCCGGCGTGCTCATTCTGGAAGCTCTGGCGCAGACCGGGGGGCTGCTGGCCGCCGCCGGGCTGGACGGCTTGGAAAACAAGCTCTTCCTCTTCACCGGGCTGGACGGCGTTAAGTTCCGCCGCCAGGTGCTGCCCGGTGACCGCCTGGACCTGGAGTGCGCCAACCTGCGCATGAAGCTCAACCTCTGCAAGATGGACGCGCGCGCGCTGGTGGACGGCAAATTGGCCGCCGAGGCCAAAATTACTGCCGCGCTGGGCGATCGACCGTAA
- a CDS encoding WcbI family polysaccharide biosynthesis putative acetyltransferase: MPPALCLLHTNCQGDALRPLLENTPAFARLFRIRQYVNYTREEIGRVDLRQCALFLYQWLAPKWGALSTEQLLPRLPPACRTLTVPNLFFKGYWPTWTREAPIDFGDSLLESLLAQGLTPTEALALYLRGAPPLLGDRAALEAAAEASLAREEAKEAAASIRCAPLIRERWREEQLFVTINHPGRELMCHVADSLLRLLGLGGLPPSVRRAYVSPLEDFWLPVHPAVGERLGLPFARRDRRYPIYGQALTHREYTACYLACRSEKAADFLAFLRHLSPQGLAALRAGRLPGAWSVPM, from the coding sequence ATGCCCCCGGCCCTGTGTCTGCTGCACACCAATTGCCAGGGCGACGCCCTGCGCCCCTTGCTGGAAAACACGCCCGCCTTTGCCCGGCTGTTCCGTATTCGGCAGTACGTCAACTATACGCGGGAAGAAATCGGCAGGGTGGATCTGCGCCAGTGCGCGCTTTTTTTATACCAATGGCTGGCCCCCAAGTGGGGCGCGCTGTCCACGGAGCAGCTTCTGCCGCGCCTGCCCCCAGCCTGCCGCACGCTGACCGTGCCCAACCTGTTTTTTAAGGGCTACTGGCCCACCTGGACGCGGGAGGCCCCCATAGACTTCGGCGACAGCCTGCTGGAAAGCCTGCTGGCCCAGGGACTGACGCCTACAGAGGCCCTGGCCCTCTACCTGCGCGGCGCGCCCCCGCTGCTTGGCGACAGGGCCGCCCTTGAGGCCGCCGCGGAAGCCAGCCTGGCCAGGGAGGAGGCCAAGGAGGCCGCGGCCTCCATCCGTTGCGCCCCCTTGATCCGGGAGCGCTGGCGGGAGGAGCAGCTCTTTGTGACCATCAACCACCCTGGCCGGGAGCTTATGTGCCATGTGGCGGACAGCCTGCTGCGGCTGCTGGGGCTGGGCGGCCTGCCGCCCAGCGTGCGGCGCGCCTATGTTTCTCCGCTGGAGGATTTCTGGCTGCCCGTCCACCCGGCGGTGGGGGAGCGCCTGGGCCTGCCCTTTGCCCGTCGGGATCGCCGTTACCCCATCTATGGGCAGGCCTTGACCCACAGGGAGTACACGGCCTGCTACCTGGCCTGCCGCAGCGAAAAGGCGGCGGACTTCCTTGCGTTTTTGCGGCACCTTTCGCCGCAGGGCCTGGCCGCGCTGCGGGCGGGGCGCTTGCCAGGGGCGTGGTCCGTGCCTATGTAA
- the queD gene encoding 6-carboxytetrahydropterin synthase QueD, whose protein sequence is MNTHLWRLTVRDDFAAAHALRHYEGKCERLHGHNFAVELAVEGQNLTPDTEMLLDFKVLKTGLKAVLEALDHRLLNETPPFDRLNPSSENLARHIWRGMEAWLAGQADPQARAVRLYSVTVAEKGAQSATYMELPPLAAPRG, encoded by the coding sequence ATGAATACCCATCTCTGGCGGCTGACTGTACGAGACGACTTTGCGGCTGCCCATGCCCTCCGGCACTATGAAGGCAAGTGCGAGCGCCTGCACGGCCACAACTTTGCCGTGGAGCTCGCCGTGGAGGGGCAAAACCTGACCCCGGACACGGAAATGCTGCTGGACTTCAAGGTGCTCAAAACCGGCCTCAAAGCCGTGCTGGAAGCCCTGGACCACCGCCTGCTCAACGAAACGCCGCCCTTTGACCGGCTGAATCCTTCCTCGGAGAATCTGGCCCGGCACATCTGGCGGGGCATGGAAGCCTGGCTGGCGGGGCAGGCCGATCCGCAGGCGCGGGCCGTGCGGCTGTACAGCGTAACCGTGGCGGAAAAGGGCGCGCAGAGCGCCACCTATATGGAACTGCCGCCATTGGCTGCGCCGCGCGGCTGA
- a CDS encoding NAD(P)-dependent oxidoreductase: protein MYTVALIGASGRAGSRILAELSRRGHTVTAIARHPENIPALPGVRAVAGDAGNKAALAALLRGHDAAASAVPFAVSDPHILIEAVREAGVKRYLVVGGAGSLEVAPGQRLLDQPDFPAAYKPEASAGAVFLDLLRKTDDLDWTFLSPSAVFEPGERTGTFRLGGDQLLTTPQGSSISFEDYAIAFVDELERPQHVRQRFTVGY from the coding sequence ATGTATACCGTTGCACTTATCGGCGCTTCGGGCCGCGCGGGTTCACGCATTCTGGCGGAACTTTCCCGCCGTGGGCACACAGTGACGGCCATCGCCCGCCACCCGGAAAACATCCCCGCCCTGCCCGGCGTGCGCGCCGTGGCCGGGGACGCCGGAAATAAAGCCGCGCTGGCCGCCCTGCTGCGCGGTCACGACGCGGCGGCCAGCGCCGTGCCCTTTGCCGTCAGCGATCCCCACATCCTCATCGAGGCCGTGCGCGAGGCGGGCGTCAAGCGCTACCTGGTGGTGGGCGGGGCCGGCAGCCTGGAAGTGGCCCCCGGCCAGCGCCTGCTGGACCAGCCGGACTTTCCCGCCGCCTACAAGCCGGAAGCCTCGGCGGGCGCGGTTTTTCTGGACCTGCTGCGCAAGACGGACGACCTGGACTGGACCTTCCTTTCGCCTTCGGCCGTGTTTGAACCCGGCGAACGCACGGGCACATTCCGCCTGGGCGGGGACCAACTTCTTACCACGCCGCAGGGCTCAAGCATCTCCTTTGAGGACTACGCCATTGCCTTTGTCGATGAGCTGGAGCGGCCCCAGCATGTGCGCCAACGCTTTACTGTAGGCTACTGA